Proteins from a genomic interval of Paenibacillus sp. RC334:
- the perR gene encoding peroxide-responsive transcriptional repressor PerR: MAARVQHALELLKKTGVRITPQRHAILNYLMESMGHPTADEIYRALESKFPSMSVATVYNNLKMFIEAGMVHELTYGDNASRYDANVSEHYHIICEKCGKIEDFSYPYLAVVEHHASLETGFEVHGHRMELYGVCKACMNKEIQQNKE; the protein is encoded by the coding sequence ATGGCAGCTCGCGTCCAGCATGCTTTGGAACTTCTAAAGAAGACAGGTGTACGCATAACACCCCAGCGCCATGCCATATTAAACTATTTGATGGAATCTATGGGACATCCGACCGCTGATGAAATATATCGTGCGCTCGAATCCAAGTTTCCAAGCATGAGTGTGGCTACGGTTTATAATAACTTAAAGATGTTTATAGAAGCGGGTATGGTACATGAGTTGACCTATGGAGATAACGCCAGTCGTTATGATGCCAATGTTTCGGAGCACTATCACATCATTTGCGAAAAATGCGGAAAGATTGAAGATTTCAGTTATCCGTATTTGGCAGTTGTGGAACACCATGCCTCGTTAGAGACAGGTTTCGAAGTGCATGGACATCGTATGGAGTTATACGGAGTGTGCAAAGCTTGCATGAACAAGGAAATTCAGCAAAATAAGGAATAG
- a CDS encoding SMR family transporter, translated as MGWLFVFIAALLELIGVIGLKKFSQRKSILNILMFFGGFGGALAFLYASFNYLQLSIAYAVWIGIGTLAAVLVNMFFFNESKSIGRIISIIIIVVGVVGLKAVS; from the coding sequence ATGGGTTGGCTATTCGTATTTATTGCTGCTCTATTGGAACTTATTGGAGTCATCGGTTTAAAAAAATTCAGCCAAAGGAAATCCATTTTGAACATACTGATGTTCTTTGGTGGATTTGGAGGTGCTCTTGCTTTTCTATACGCTTCCTTTAACTATCTTCAACTCAGCATTGCCTATGCTGTTTGGATTGGAATAGGAACTTTAGCTGCCGTTCTAGTAAACATGTTTTTTTTCAATGAATCAAAAAGCATTGGGCGCATTATAAGCATCATTATCATTGTTGTTGGTGTTGTTGGACTCAAAGCAGTTTCATAA
- a CDS encoding nucleotidyltransferase-like protein yields the protein MQLTKLSLMYDELLQEDSIGIILYRKPSEYFHGAMLYDFDELILIIGESRKPARSIQHLLINGLRCQVLYATLDCLKGWIIAGEHAIIIDYLLEGHIIWERDERVSLLRREIIEFNGPLREQKQFHEFARFLANYVHGKRAMREGRIIDAHQSILKALDHWASIELIERGIYPTVHLWVQTQPLDRTIYKLYNELTLSTETLEQRVELVLLACEFSVMSKMEGCSAPLFRILGSRREPWSIDELINHPELKNLQLDLTVVLRKLVYRSLIRESAGGNLRNRGHHSELRYSLI from the coding sequence GTGCAGCTAACCAAATTAAGCTTGATGTATGATGAATTGTTGCAGGAAGATTCGATCGGCATTATTTTGTATAGAAAGCCGAGCGAATATTTTCATGGAGCCATGCTGTACGATTTTGATGAACTCATTCTAATTATTGGAGAAAGCCGGAAGCCAGCCCGTTCCATTCAGCATTTACTGATTAATGGCTTAAGGTGTCAGGTGTTGTACGCAACACTGGATTGTCTGAAAGGGTGGATTATCGCCGGTGAACATGCCATCATAATAGATTATTTACTGGAAGGCCACATCATATGGGAGCGGGATGAAAGGGTCAGTCTTTTAAGGCGGGAAATTATTGAATTCAACGGCCCGTTACGGGAGCAAAAGCAATTTCATGAGTTCGCCCGTTTTCTGGCTAATTACGTTCATGGTAAAAGAGCGATGCGAGAAGGTCGGATTATTGATGCTCATCAGAGTATTCTGAAGGCGTTGGATCATTGGGCATCCATTGAGCTTATTGAGCGGGGGATTTATCCGACGGTTCACTTGTGGGTTCAGACACAGCCGTTGGATCGAACGATCTACAAGCTGTACAACGAACTCACGTTAAGTACGGAAACTCTTGAGCAGCGGGTTGAGCTTGTGCTGCTTGCTTGCGAATTTTCAGTGATGTCTAAAATGGAGGGGTGCTCAGCACCGCTATTCCGCATTTTAGGCAGCAGACGGGAGCCCTGGTCCATAGATGAGCTTATCAATCATCCTGAGCTAAAAAATCTCCAACTGGATCTTACCGTAGTGCTACGTAAGCTCGTATACCGCTCATTGATCAGGGAATCGGCTGGCGGGAATCTCAGGAATCGCGGACACCATAGTGAATTACGTTATTCCCTTATTTAA
- a CDS encoding glycosyl hydrolase family 18 protein — protein sequence MARNHSRRRRKRSRFKGATSLLLFAAIICAITVVWFGNPLHEKPDWQGSIRPIFIQGKLTGYEAQNSGKNMLVPLKFVQSKINPAIRYEDDSQTIILATRQNLLQMTVSKPQGELNGTSYTLSAAPQIISGSVYIPMQAVREVYGVSVHEDTVTGAVILMKAGEKVKLGNVEKKDGRQDAKIALRKEASSLSFILTDIPQQTKVRIWSKQADWYFVQLDNGYAGYVQAANISEGEELAVAPAKDTPSISEKHWEGRPVNLAWEAVYNRKPDPSKFDPMPGVNVVSPTWFSVIDNEGTVQSKADPAYVSWAHRKGMEVWGLLSNSFNPELTTEALSTFERRKSIIDQMITLAGENGLDGINIDFENVHTKDGPNVTQFLRELKPMAREHDLILSIDVTPKSQSEMWSAFLDRKSLGSITDYLMVMAYDEHWAASPKAGSVASLPWVEASIKRIIQEDEVPSQKVVLGIPLYTRVWSETPKGDTIKVSSKSLGMESAAAIIEKFKLKPKFRASEGQNYVEYNEDGIVKKIWLEDRVSLEARVQLAKSLKLGGIGVWNRTFANEAAWDSLKEISK from the coding sequence TTGGCCAGAAATCATTCCAGACGCCGCCGTAAACGTTCACGTTTCAAAGGGGCTACAAGCTTGCTGTTGTTCGCAGCGATCATCTGCGCAATTACTGTCGTATGGTTCGGTAATCCACTGCATGAAAAACCCGATTGGCAAGGCAGTATCCGCCCCATTTTTATCCAGGGAAAGCTAACCGGGTATGAAGCTCAAAACTCTGGCAAGAACATGCTGGTACCACTCAAATTTGTGCAAAGTAAAATCAATCCAGCGATTCGTTACGAGGATGACAGCCAAACTATCATTTTGGCTACGAGGCAAAATTTGCTACAAATGACCGTTTCCAAGCCGCAGGGGGAATTGAATGGAACATCATATACGCTCAGTGCAGCTCCCCAGATTATTAGTGGATCGGTTTATATACCTATGCAAGCTGTCCGTGAAGTATATGGTGTATCCGTTCATGAAGACACAGTGACGGGTGCAGTCATCCTGATGAAAGCCGGAGAGAAAGTCAAACTGGGAAACGTGGAGAAGAAGGATGGACGACAGGATGCCAAAATTGCTTTGCGTAAAGAAGCCTCCAGCCTGTCTTTTATTTTGACGGATATACCTCAACAAACGAAGGTGCGCATTTGGTCCAAACAGGCTGATTGGTATTTTGTTCAACTGGATAACGGCTACGCTGGATATGTGCAGGCGGCCAACATCTCTGAAGGAGAGGAGCTTGCGGTCGCCCCGGCTAAAGATACTCCATCTATCTCGGAGAAGCACTGGGAGGGAAGACCTGTTAACCTCGCCTGGGAGGCCGTTTACAACCGTAAACCTGATCCTTCCAAATTTGACCCTATGCCTGGAGTGAATGTGGTGAGTCCCACCTGGTTCAGTGTCATAGATAATGAGGGCACCGTACAAAGCAAAGCGGACCCTGCCTATGTCAGTTGGGCGCATCGCAAGGGGATGGAAGTATGGGGCTTGTTGAGCAACAGCTTTAATCCTGAATTAACGACAGAGGCCTTGTCTACCTTTGAACGGCGAAAGTCGATTATAGATCAGATGATTACACTTGCCGGGGAAAATGGTCTGGACGGTATCAATATTGACTTTGAAAATGTTCATACGAAGGATGGACCCAATGTCACCCAATTTCTGCGAGAGCTTAAGCCGATGGCACGTGAACATGATTTGATATTGTCTATTGATGTGACACCTAAATCTCAAAGTGAGATGTGGTCTGCTTTTCTGGATCGAAAATCATTGGGTTCCATTACGGATTATCTCATGGTTATGGCCTATGATGAGCATTGGGCAGCCAGCCCGAAGGCTGGTTCAGTCGCCTCGCTGCCGTGGGTGGAAGCGTCGATCAAGCGAATCATTCAGGAGGATGAAGTACCATCTCAAAAAGTTGTCTTGGGCATTCCGTTATACACTCGTGTATGGTCTGAAACACCTAAAGGGGACACCATCAAGGTTAGCTCCAAATCACTCGGTATGGAGTCAGCAGCAGCGATTATCGAGAAATTTAAGCTAAAGCCTAAATTCAGAGCGTCGGAAGGCCAGAATTATGTCGAGTATAATGAAGACGGCATTGTTAAAAAGATTTGGCTGGAGGATCGTGTATCGCTGGAAGCGAGGGTACAACTTGCCAAGTCATTGAAACTTGGGGGAATCGGTGTATGGAACCGGACCTTTGCGAATGAAGCCGCTTGGGATTCTTTAAAAGAAATAAGTAAATGA
- a CDS encoding DUF4097 family beta strand repeat-containing protein: MHRKIRVGRYTSSLLLMAVGVLLILDVVQHTEYMLLLLIWWPVIFVLWGLEYLIFFGVYYRKEGKPDNGRRFRPDLKGIVSALVVAAAVFIVTQQNHYMYLWNRVSLNLTAASMDFSQAKGNRYDMGGILVPVTMQTSDLIVDSVNGDVTLIRRPVFNVEVRATLWVDQAPAAEADKIAQGSSLTSTDGKTIQIRPEVQSYGASSRRQPRTNMLITVPEDRRFNMQIRTSNGDITLNGVDAIDSIRLESGNGNLTVNDAIGNVKGVTLNGRIKLHRITGDVDMRTNRGDMQAGDIEGTVALRTMVGDIQLARSEGDITVDTQNGDMNVLNPTAKLNANSLNGGIKVHSEQVGGDWKIYSAVGDIALDLPSNGDFQLEGSSSYGNLRSDFPFKIDSKSISGQNGTGKYSINVEGNSNLTIKKLLMPSLPGLDESAGTNVPNALETPAAPSESPATGASNGSSSDNAAR, from the coding sequence GTGCACCGCAAAATAAGAGTCGGGCGCTACACCTCTTCGCTTCTGTTGATGGCTGTAGGCGTTCTGCTTATCCTGGATGTTGTTCAACATACCGAATATATGCTTTTGCTGCTCATATGGTGGCCCGTTATTTTTGTGCTGTGGGGACTGGAGTATCTGATTTTTTTTGGGGTGTACTACCGCAAGGAGGGCAAGCCCGACAACGGACGGCGTTTCAGACCTGATCTGAAGGGAATTGTCTCCGCATTGGTCGTGGCCGCTGCTGTTTTTATCGTGACCCAGCAAAATCATTATATGTATCTGTGGAACAGGGTTAGTTTGAATCTGACCGCGGCGTCCATGGATTTTAGCCAGGCGAAAGGAAATCGATATGATATGGGCGGCATCCTGGTGCCTGTAACGATGCAGACGTCCGATTTGATAGTTGATTCGGTCAATGGCGATGTAACGCTGATCAGACGACCTGTATTCAATGTAGAAGTACGTGCGACCCTGTGGGTGGATCAAGCGCCTGCTGCTGAAGCGGACAAGATTGCTCAAGGCTCCTCGCTGACTTCTACCGACGGCAAGACCATTCAGATTCGTCCTGAGGTACAATCATACGGAGCATCGAGCAGACGTCAGCCCCGTACGAATATGCTAATTACAGTGCCAGAGGATCGGCGATTTAATATGCAGATCAGAACCTCCAACGGGGATATTACCCTGAACGGAGTAGATGCTATCGACAGCATCCGGCTTGAGAGCGGAAATGGGAATCTGACGGTTAATGATGCTATCGGCAATGTCAAAGGAGTCACCTTGAACGGTCGGATCAAATTGCATCGTATCACCGGAGATGTAGATATGCGAACCAATCGCGGCGATATGCAGGCAGGGGATATTGAAGGAACGGTTGCGCTACGCACGATGGTAGGCGACATTCAGCTTGCCCGCTCGGAAGGTGATATTACGGTTGATACCCAAAATGGTGACATGAACGTTCTGAATCCCACAGCCAAGCTGAATGCAAATTCGCTCAATGGCGGGATCAAGGTGCACAGCGAGCAGGTAGGTGGAGATTGGAAAATATACAGTGCTGTCGGTGATATTGCGTTGGATCTTCCGTCGAATGGTGACTTTCAGTTGGAGGGGTCCAGCAGTTACGGCAATCTTCGATCAGACTTCCCTTTTAAAATAGATAGTAAAAGTATCTCAGGCCAAAATGGGACAGGTAAGTACTCGATCAACGTGGAAGGCAACAGTAATTTAACGATCAAGAAGCTACTAATGCCATCGCTGCCTGGCTTGGACGAGTCGGCAGGAACGAATGTGCCTAATGCGTTAGAAACGCCTGCGGCTCCATCTGAATCTCCCGCTACCGGAGCCTCTAACGGGTCATCCAGCGATAATGCGGCGCGTTGA
- a CDS encoding tyrosine-type recombinase/integrase — protein MEKDRTKNKASRRTLPLVDTFYELLVRMKEQQEANRLSYGNAYCTDYLEYIYVDALGERIKPGYLTQQFPYFLEKHSFRRIRFHDLRHSYASLLLASSVGMKEVQEWLGHSDYSTTANKMNEVIKI, from the coding sequence ATCGAGAAGGATCGAACAAAGAACAAAGCCAGTCGTCGAACCCTACCGCTGGTAGATACCTTTTATGAGCTTCTGGTTCGCATGAAGGAGCAACAAGAAGCCAATCGCTTATCTTACGGCAACGCTTACTGCACCGATTACCTGGAATATATTTATGTGGACGCATTAGGAGAACGCATCAAGCCGGGTTACCTGACACAGCAATTCCCGTATTTTCTGGAGAAGCACAGCTTCAGACGTATTCGATTCCACGATCTTCGGCATAGCTACGCCAGTCTATTGTTAGCCAGCAGTGTGGGCATGAAGGAAGTTCAGGAATGGCTGGGCCATAGCGATTATTCAACCACAGCCAATAAAATGAATGAGGTCATAAAAATATAA